The nucleotide sequence CAGGTGGCATAGGCCCGCCCCCGATCGCCCATCGCCCGCCCCAGGCCGGGGGTGGTGAGGAGGGTGACGATCGCTGCTGCGAGGGCATCGCTGGTTCCAGGGACGACCAGACCGGCTCTGGCGGCTGCGACCTCTGGGGAGATCTGGATTTCTGGGGTAACGATGACGGGCAACCCCGCCATCATGGCTTCGGCCACAGC is from Leptolyngbya sp. 'hensonii' and encodes:
- a CDS encoding glycosyltransferase; its protein translation is AVAEAMMAGLPVIVTPEIQISPEVAAARAGLVVPGTSDALAAAIVTLLTTPGLGRAMGDRGRAYATCTYAWDEIAAKLAGAYSTIGPNVREVTS